A genome region from Arachis duranensis cultivar V14167 chromosome 6, aradu.V14167.gnm2.J7QH, whole genome shotgun sequence includes the following:
- the LOC127748559 gene encoding photosystem II D2 protein-like produces the protein MTIALGKFTKDENDLFDIMDDWLRRDRFVFVGWSGLLLFPCAYFALGGWFTGTTFVTSWYTHGLASSYFEGCNFLTAAVSTPANSLAHSLLLLWGPEAQGDFTRWCQLGGLWTFVALHGAFALIGFMLRQFELARSVQLRPYNAIAFSGPIAVFVSVFLIYPLGQSGWFFVPSFGVAAIFRFILFFQGFHNWTLNPFHMMGVAGVLGAALLCAIHGATVENTLFEDGDGANTFRAFNPTQAEETYSMVTANRFWSQIFGVAFSNKRWLHFFMLFVPVTGLCMSALGVVGLALNLRAFDFVSQEIRAAEDPEFETFYTKNILLNEGIRAWMAAQDQPHENLIFPEEVLPRGNAL, from the coding sequence ATGACTATAGCTCTTGGTAAATTtaccaaagatgaaaatgatttatttgatattatggATGACTGGTTACGGAGGGACCGTTTCGTTTTTGTGGGTTGGTCCGGTCTGTTGCTCTTTCCTTGCGCCTATTTCGCTTTGGGGGGTTGGTTCACAGGTACAACCTTTGTAACTTCATGGTATACTCATGGATTGGCAAGTTCCTATTTTGAAGGCTGTAACTTCTTAACCGCTGCAGTCTCTACTCCTGCTAATAGTTTAGCACACTCTTTGTTGTTACTATGGGGTCCTGAAGCACAAGGAGATTTTACCCGTTGGTGTCAATTAGGTGGTCTGTGGACTTTTGTTGCTCTCCACGGCGCTTTCGCATTAATAGGTTTCATGTTACGTCAATTTGAACTTGCTCGATCTGTTCAATTGCGCCCTTATAATGCAATCGCATTCTCTGGTCCAATTGCTGTTTTTGTTTCCGTATTCCTGATTTATCCACTGGGCCAGTCTGGTTGGTTCTTTGTACCCAGTTTTGGTGTAGCAGCTATATTTCGATTCATCCTATTTTTCCAAGGGTTTCATAATTGGACATTAAACCCATTTCATATGATGGGAGTTGCTGGTGTATTGGGCGCTGCACTACTATGCGCTATTCATGGTGCTACCGTGGAAAATACTTTATTTGAAGATGGTGATGGCGCAAATACATTCCGTGCTTTTAACCCAACCCAAGCTGAAGAAACTTATTCAATGGTCACCGCTAACCGCTTTTGGTCCCAAATCTTTGGGGTTGCTTTTTCCAATAAACGTTGGTTACATTTCTTTATGTTATTTGTACCTGTAACTGGTTTATGTATGAGTGCTCTTGGAGTAGTCGGCCTGGCCTTGAACCTACGTGCCTTTGACTTCGTTTCTCAAGAAATACGTGCAGCAGAAGATCCTGAATTTGAGACTTTCTACaccaaaaatattcttttaaacgAAGGTATTCGCGCGTGGATGGCGGCTCAAGATCAGCCTCATGAAAACCTTATATTCCCTGAGGAGGTTCTACCACGTGGAAACGCTCTTTAA
- the LOC127748560 gene encoding NAD(P)H-quinone oxidoreductase subunit 1, chloroplastic produces MIIDTTEVQDINSFFRLESLKEVYGILWVFAPIFTLVLGITISVLAIVWLEREISAGIQQRIGPEYAGPLGVLQALADGTKLLFKESLIPSRGDTRLFSIGPSISVISIIISYSVIPFGYNFVLSDLNIGVFLWISISSIAPIGLLMSGYGSNNKYSFLGGLRAAAQSISYEIPLTLCVLSISLRAIR; encoded by the coding sequence ATGATTATTGATACAACAGAAGTACAAGATATCAATTCTTTTTTCAGATTGGAATCTTTAAAGGAGGTCTATGGAATTCTATGGGTATTTGCCCCTATCTTTACTCTTGTATTGGGAATCACCATAAGTGTACTAGCAATTGTATGGTTAGAAAGAGAAATATCCGCAGGTATACAACAGCGGATTGGACCTGAATACGCGGGTCCTTTGGGAGTTCTTCAAGCTCTAGCAGATGGAACAAAACTACTTTTCAAAGAGAGTCTTATTCCATCTAGGGGAGATACTCGTTTATTCAGTATCGGACCATCCATATCAGTTATATCCATTATAATAAGCTATTCGGTAATTCCTTTTggatataattttgttttatccgaTCTCAATATCGGTGTTTTTTTATGGATTTCTATTTCGAGTATTGCTCCGATTGGACTTCTTATGTCAGGATATGGATCAAATAACAAATATTCCTTTTTGGGTGGTCTACGAGCAGCTGCTCAATCGATTAGTTATGAAATACCATTAACTCTATGTGTGTTATCAATATCTCTACGTGCGATTCGTTGA